One segment of Mycolicibacterium neworleansense DNA contains the following:
- a CDS encoding zinc-binding dehydrogenase: MNDTAAKPISAEAWVATALGDPAKVLERQTVEVRAPGPGEVRVAVRAFCLNFNDIDVIQGRYTTMPLQPPFIPGMEAVGVVESAGLGAEHLVGRRIVGIPSMAFGGYASYAIVDAATALELPAWISDADGAALHYPFHLGWFALHERGRLKPGETLLVHAAAGGTGSGALVLGKALGARVIATAGSDEKAEFCRQLGADHAINYRNGDWVEQVMDLTYGRGVDVAFDAVGGSVTTDTFKCMGLNGRHLMAGFAEDIALEDGDYLSPRPIAYGNFDVCGVCLVYVTDPVAVRRTLGFNWPARSEGLDAHVKLLEMLRTGAINTVIGAEVAWSDLPAQLERMQARQTTGRLVVSTGAHD; this comes from the coding sequence GTGAACGATACTGCAGCCAAACCGATTTCAGCTGAAGCCTGGGTGGCCACAGCCCTCGGCGACCCGGCGAAGGTCCTCGAACGCCAGACCGTCGAGGTGCGTGCACCCGGACCCGGCGAGGTGCGGGTCGCGGTGCGGGCGTTCTGCCTGAACTTCAACGACATCGACGTGATCCAGGGCCGCTACACCACCATGCCCCTGCAGCCGCCGTTCATCCCCGGCATGGAGGCCGTCGGTGTCGTCGAGAGCGCCGGGCTCGGCGCCGAGCACCTGGTGGGCCGGCGCATCGTCGGGATCCCGTCGATGGCCTTCGGCGGGTACGCCTCCTACGCCATCGTCGATGCCGCGACCGCCCTCGAACTGCCGGCCTGGATCAGCGACGCCGACGGTGCCGCCCTGCACTACCCCTTCCACCTGGGCTGGTTCGCGCTACACGAGCGCGGCCGGCTCAAGCCCGGCGAGACGCTGCTGGTGCACGCGGCGGCCGGTGGCACCGGGTCGGGCGCGCTCGTGCTCGGCAAGGCGCTCGGCGCCCGCGTGATCGCCACCGCGGGAAGTGACGAGAAGGCCGAGTTCTGTCGTCAGCTGGGCGCCGACCACGCCATCAATTATCGCAACGGCGACTGGGTCGAGCAGGTCATGGATCTGACCTACGGCCGCGGCGTCGACGTGGCCTTCGACGCGGTCGGCGGCAGCGTCACCACCGACACGTTCAAGTGCATGGGCCTGAACGGGCGTCACCTGATGGCCGGATTCGCCGAGGACATCGCCCTGGAGGACGGCGACTACCTGTCGCCTCGTCCCATCGCCTACGGCAACTTCGACGTGTGTGGGGTCTGCCTGGTCTACGTGACCGACCCGGTCGCCGTCCGCCGCACCCTCGGGTTCAACTGGCCCGCCCGTTCCGAGGGTCTCGACGCCCACGTCAAGCTGCTCGAAATGCTGCGCACCGGCGCGATCAACACCGTCATCGGCGCCGAGGTGGCGTGGTCGGACCTGCCGGCACAACTGGAGCGGATGCAGGCCCGGCAGACCACGGGCCGACTGGTGGTCAGCACCGGCGCGCACGACTGA
- a CDS encoding hemolysin family protein: MGDILGVLLTVLLLAANAFFVAAEFALISARRDRLQALAEQGKRSAVTVIRAGEHLSLMLAGSQLGITICSILLGRVGEPAVAHLLEKPFALIGVSDTVLHTVSFFVALAIVVILHVLLGEMVPKNIAIAGPETAAMLLVPPYLVYIRAARPFIAFYNWCANATLRAFRVEPKDELESAVSTVELSEMIAESVSEGLLDTEEHGRLTRALQTRSRTVSDVAMPLDEIHAIRVAAPGSGPTVGDVERALTDTGYSRFPVADLFGEFIGYLHIKDVLPHINDPDAVLDVTMVRPLPRIPASTPLPDALSRMRRSNSHLALVTGADDVVIAMVALEDLVEDLVGTVRDGTHRI; encoded by the coding sequence ATGGGTGACATTCTCGGTGTGCTGTTGACCGTGTTGCTGCTGGCAGCGAACGCGTTCTTCGTGGCCGCGGAATTCGCGTTGATCTCGGCCCGCCGGGACCGGCTGCAGGCGCTGGCCGAACAGGGTAAGCGCAGCGCCGTCACGGTCATCCGGGCCGGCGAGCACCTGTCGTTGATGCTGGCCGGCTCTCAGCTGGGCATCACGATCTGTTCGATCCTGCTGGGCCGGGTCGGCGAGCCCGCCGTGGCGCACCTGCTGGAGAAGCCGTTCGCGTTGATCGGGGTGTCCGACACCGTGCTGCACACGGTCTCGTTCTTCGTCGCGCTGGCCATCGTGGTGATCCTGCACGTCCTGCTCGGCGAAATGGTGCCGAAGAACATCGCCATCGCGGGCCCCGAGACCGCCGCGATGCTGCTGGTCCCGCCGTACCTGGTCTACATCCGGGCGGCGCGCCCGTTCATCGCGTTCTACAACTGGTGCGCCAACGCGACCCTGCGGGCGTTCCGGGTCGAGCCCAAGGACGAGCTGGAATCGGCCGTGTCGACCGTCGAGTTGTCGGAGATGATCGCCGAATCGGTCTCGGAGGGTCTGCTCGACACCGAGGAGCACGGCCGGTTGACCCGGGCCCTTCAGACCCGCAGCCGCACGGTCAGCGATGTGGCGATGCCGTTGGACGAGATTCACGCCATCCGGGTCGCCGCACCGGGTTCCGGGCCGACCGTGGGCGACGTGGAGCGCGCCCTCACCGACACCGGCTACTCGCGCTTTCCGGTGGCGGACCTGTTCGGAGAGTTCATCGGGTATCTGCACATCAAAGATGTGCTGCCGCACATCAACGATCCCGATGCGGTGCTGGACGTGACGATGGTGCGCCCGCTGCCGCGGATCCCGGCGTCGACGCCGCTGCCCGATGCGTTGTCGAGGATGCGGCGCAGCAACAGTCACCTCGCCCTGGTGACCGGGGCCGACGACGTCGTGATCGCGATGGTCGCGCTGGAGGATCTGGTCGAAGACCTCGTCGGAACGGTGCGCGACGGCACGCACCGCATCTGA
- a CDS encoding 3-methyladenine DNA glycosylase, which yields MEGRAGSGAAGLTLPGVAEADEVLAAPDWAQRAESHRRRADEFLTPHLRRQHAGQPHPVWDFLFTYYSLRPRQLRRWHPGFGVVLAGEGAGEYLRRTGYGPHPDGVTVRHDYLRARTDTVRFVARLMRATAARAPRMNCFGLHEWAMVYRAPELRHNQVPLRLGTAGTDAVVESMPLRCSHFDAFRFFTDAAVPRNDRQLSREQQVDTEQPGCIHAAMDTYKWAYKLGPLVPSELVMDALDLAADARALDMCASPYDLKQYGFEPIAIETPAGRAEYVRAQQRIAERAAPLRARLANRCELLLTRLDG from the coding sequence ATGGAAGGACGCGCTGGATCTGGCGCGGCTGGACTGACCCTGCCGGGCGTCGCCGAAGCCGACGAGGTTTTGGCGGCCCCGGACTGGGCGCAACGAGCAGAATCACACCGGCGACGCGCCGACGAGTTCCTCACACCGCACCTGCGCCGCCAACACGCCGGCCAACCGCATCCGGTGTGGGATTTCCTGTTCACCTATTACAGCCTGCGTCCCCGTCAGCTGCGGCGATGGCATCCGGGATTCGGGGTGGTACTCGCCGGAGAGGGCGCCGGGGAGTACCTGAGGCGGACCGGGTACGGCCCGCATCCGGACGGTGTCACCGTGCGGCACGATTACCTGCGCGCCCGCACCGACACGGTCCGGTTCGTCGCCCGGTTGATGCGCGCCACCGCGGCGCGGGCACCCCGGATGAACTGCTTCGGCCTGCATGAGTGGGCCATGGTGTACCGGGCACCCGAGCTACGGCACAATCAAGTTCCGCTGCGCCTCGGCACCGCCGGAACCGACGCCGTCGTCGAGTCAATGCCCTTGCGGTGCAGTCACTTCGACGCGTTCCGCTTCTTCACCGACGCTGCCGTCCCCCGCAACGACCGGCAACTGAGCCGCGAGCAACAGGTCGACACCGAGCAGCCGGGCTGCATCCACGCCGCCATGGACACCTACAAGTGGGCCTACAAGCTCGGCCCCCTGGTGCCGTCGGAGTTGGTGATGGATGCGCTCGATCTGGCGGCCGACGCGCGGGCACTGGACATGTGTGCCAGCCCATACGACCTGAAGCAGTATGGTTTCGAGCCGATCGCCATCGAAACACCGGCCGGGCGTGCCGAATACGTCAGGGCTCAACAGCGCATCGCCGAGCGGGCGGCTCCGTTGCGGGCCAGGCTGGCAAACCGGTGTGAGCTGTTGCTCACCAGGCTGGACGGCTGA
- a CDS encoding molybdopterin-dependent oxidoreductase yields MAARGRDGRHLHGCPLCEAMCGLEVHVENGRVTRIKGNPDDAWSRGHICPKGASLAALHDDPDRIRRPMIKTGGTWREVSWDEAFRRCTELLAPVIEKYGIGAVSAYTGNPLGHTFSLSRYAGVLMGMSGIPSTYSPGTIDQWPKNLSSHLMYGSWWSFPIPDLERTDMFVIMGANPAASQGSMMSAPNVVGLIDDIRKRGKVIVIDPVRTATAARADEWLPITPGTDAALLLAVTHVLFDEDLVRTGHLAPHLDGLDRLRALAGDWSPERVADTCGIDASRIRELARELAAAPRAVVYGRIGLCNQEFGSLASWLVDVVNILTGHFDTPGGAMFPRPAVWTLTTETLPGLEDGAAGFGRWHTRVRGAKEVLGQAPVSCLAEEIATPGEGQIKALITVAGNPVLSTPGGHKLDEVLPGLEAMIAVDIFLNETTRHADVILPGLSPLEQPHHDDLLLGFAINSFANYSAPVFYPEDPDRPEEWEILIRLTGLCTGTPAEDVDVAAIDDGFFDYMAFTRGLDGAALREQYDTGGPERMLDLTLRTGPFGDRYGENPGGVTLEALKAQPDGINFGPMVPRIAEVLRTADAKIRLAPEYLIDDLPRLAARITRAPDDLVLVSRRHLRSNNSWLHNMPPLMKGKSRCTLQIHSADADRRGLRSGDVVTVTSESGSIDVPVEITDDIKPGVVSMPHGWGHAKAGTRLRVANASPGVNTNILSPPAFVDEPSGNGALNGIPVTVSAATALHRNHEMEKQ; encoded by the coding sequence CTGGCGGCGCGGGGCCGAGACGGCCGCCATCTGCACGGCTGTCCGCTGTGTGAAGCCATGTGCGGCTTGGAAGTTCACGTCGAGAACGGCCGGGTCACCCGCATCAAGGGCAATCCCGACGATGCGTGGAGCCGCGGTCACATCTGCCCGAAGGGCGCCTCGCTGGCAGCGCTCCACGACGACCCCGACCGGATCCGGCGCCCGATGATCAAGACCGGCGGAACCTGGCGCGAGGTGAGCTGGGACGAGGCGTTCCGCCGCTGCACCGAACTGCTCGCCCCCGTCATCGAGAAGTACGGCATCGGCGCGGTGTCGGCCTACACGGGCAACCCGCTGGGACACACATTTTCCCTGAGCCGCTATGCCGGGGTGCTGATGGGCATGTCCGGCATCCCGTCCACCTATTCGCCCGGGACCATCGACCAGTGGCCGAAAAACCTGTCGTCACACCTGATGTACGGCAGCTGGTGGAGCTTCCCCATCCCCGATCTCGAGCGCACCGACATGTTCGTCATCATGGGCGCCAACCCCGCCGCCTCGCAGGGGTCCATGATGTCGGCACCCAACGTCGTCGGACTGATCGACGACATCCGCAAGCGGGGCAAGGTCATCGTGATCGATCCGGTCCGCACCGCGACCGCAGCCCGGGCCGACGAATGGCTGCCGATCACCCCGGGCACCGACGCGGCGCTGCTGCTGGCGGTGACGCATGTCCTGTTCGACGAGGATCTGGTCCGTACCGGCCACCTCGCACCCCACCTCGACGGCCTGGACCGGCTCCGTGCGCTCGCCGGCGACTGGTCCCCCGAACGCGTCGCGGACACGTGCGGTATCGACGCGAGCCGCATCCGGGAACTGGCCCGCGAGCTCGCGGCGGCGCCCCGCGCCGTCGTCTACGGCCGAATCGGGTTGTGCAATCAGGAATTCGGCAGCCTCGCCAGCTGGCTGGTCGACGTGGTGAACATCCTGACCGGACACTTCGACACGCCCGGCGGCGCGATGTTCCCGCGTCCGGCGGTCTGGACGCTGACCACCGAGACGCTGCCCGGGCTGGAGGACGGCGCGGCCGGTTTCGGGCGATGGCACACCAGGGTCCGCGGGGCAAAGGAAGTCCTGGGCCAAGCGCCGGTGTCCTGTCTCGCCGAGGAGATCGCCACACCCGGAGAGGGCCAGATCAAGGCCCTGATCACGGTGGCGGGCAATCCGGTGCTGTCCACCCCAGGCGGGCACAAGCTCGACGAGGTGCTGCCCGGTCTCGAAGCGATGATCGCGGTGGACATCTTCCTCAACGAGACCACGCGGCACGCCGACGTGATCCTGCCGGGCCTGTCTCCGCTGGAGCAGCCCCATCACGACGACCTGCTGCTGGGCTTCGCGATCAACAGCTTCGCGAACTACTCGGCACCGGTGTTCTATCCCGAGGATCCCGACCGGCCCGAGGAATGGGAGATCCTGATCCGCCTGACCGGGCTGTGCACCGGAACCCCGGCCGAGGACGTCGACGTGGCGGCGATCGACGACGGCTTCTTCGACTACATGGCCTTCACCCGCGGCCTCGACGGCGCCGCGCTGCGCGAGCAGTACGACACGGGCGGGCCGGAACGGATGCTCGACCTGACCCTGCGGACCGGACCGTTCGGCGACCGGTACGGCGAGAACCCCGGCGGGGTGACCCTGGAGGCGCTCAAGGCGCAGCCCGACGGCATCAACTTCGGCCCCATGGTGCCCCGGATCGCCGAGGTGCTGCGGACGGCCGATGCCAAGATCCGCCTCGCCCCCGAGTACCTGATCGACGACCTGCCACGGTTGGCGGCACGGATCACCCGGGCCCCCGACGACCTCGTGCTGGTCAGCCGCCGACATCTGCGGTCGAACAATTCGTGGCTGCACAACATGCCGCCGCTGATGAAGGGCAAGAGCCGCTGCACGTTGCAGATCCATTCCGCCGATGCCGACCGCCGCGGACTCCGTAGCGGCGACGTCGTGACCGTCACCTCGGAAAGCGGCAGCATCGACGTTCCCGTCGAGATCACCGACGACATCAAACCGGGCGTGGTGTCGATGCCGCACGGGTGGGGACACGCCAAGGCCGGAACCCGCCTGCGCGTGGCCAACGCCTCCCCCGGCGTCAACACCAACATCTTGTCGCCGCCGGCATTCGTCGATGAGCCGTCGGGCAACGGTGCGCTCAACGGCATCCCCGTGACCGTCAGTGCAGCGACCGCCCTGCACCGCAACCATGAAATGGAGAAACAGTGA
- a CDS encoding TetR/AcrR family transcriptional regulator → MATRSAGTRHRRQGSRPDPSIDQAVLSTTRRLLVERGYAATSIDLIASTAGVSRPTIYRRWKSKALLVHEAVFPDLDPAAPSDDIATEITRLCRGAFLMFCDPAVRESIPGLLTDLRADSDIRRLMTERLDAAARTQLASLVADAATHGRARRQVNVDTIMDAIGGAALYAVCVRGIGDTEQDIERAAADLAELILRGLLDQ, encoded by the coding sequence GTGGCGACGCGTTCGGCGGGCACCCGCCACCGACGGCAGGGCTCACGTCCCGACCCGTCCATCGACCAGGCCGTGCTGAGCACGACCCGACGGCTGCTGGTCGAGCGCGGGTATGCGGCGACGTCCATCGATCTGATCGCCAGCACCGCAGGGGTCAGTCGGCCGACCATCTACCGCAGGTGGAAGTCCAAGGCGCTCCTCGTGCACGAGGCGGTGTTCCCGGATCTGGACCCGGCCGCGCCGAGCGACGACATCGCCACCGAGATCACCCGGCTGTGCCGCGGGGCGTTTTTGATGTTCTGCGATCCCGCTGTGCGGGAATCGATTCCGGGCCTGCTGACCGACCTGCGGGCAGACTCCGACATCCGCAGGCTCATGACCGAGCGGCTCGACGCCGCCGCCCGCACCCAGCTCGCGTCACTCGTGGCAGACGCCGCCACACATGGACGGGCCCGCCGGCAGGTCAACGTCGACACCATCATGGATGCGATCGGCGGCGCGGCCCTGTACGCGGTGTGCGTGCGCGGGATCGGCGATACCGAGCAGGACATCGAACGCGCCGCCGCCGACCTGGCCGAGCTGATCCTGCGCGGACTGCTCGATCAATAG
- a CDS encoding GuaB1 family IMP dehydrogenase-related protein, translating to MKFLNGHIPPYDLTYNDVFIIPGRSDVASRFDVDLSTADGSGTTIPVVVANMTAVAGRRMAETIARRGGIVVLPQDLPSTVVADTVQFVKSRDLVVDTPVTLSPDDSVSDAAALLHKRAHGAAVVVFEGRPIGLVTESNCVGVDRFARIRDVAMTDFVTAPVGTDPRKVFDLLEHAPIDIAVLTEADGSLAGVLTRTATVRAGIYTPAVDAAGRLRIAAAVGINGDVGAKARALAEAGVDLLVIDTAHGHQVKMLDAIKSVASLNLGLPLAAGNVVSAEGTRDLIEAGASIVKVGVGPGAMCTTRMMTGVGRPQFSAVVECAAAAKELGGHVWADGGVRHPRDVALALAAGASNVMIGSWFAGTYESPGDLMHDREERPYKESYGMASKRAVAARTAGDSQFDRARKALFEEGISSSRMNLDPGRGGVEDLLDHITSGVRSTCTYVGATNLAELHDNVVLGVQSAAGFAEGHPLPTGW from the coding sequence GTGAAATTCCTGAACGGACACATCCCGCCGTACGACCTGACCTACAACGACGTCTTCATCATCCCGGGCCGGTCCGATGTGGCGTCGCGGTTCGACGTCGACCTGTCCACCGCCGATGGATCCGGCACCACAATCCCCGTGGTGGTGGCGAACATGACCGCGGTGGCGGGACGGCGTATGGCCGAGACCATCGCCCGGCGCGGCGGCATCGTGGTGCTGCCGCAGGATCTCCCGAGCACCGTGGTCGCCGACACCGTGCAGTTCGTCAAGAGCCGCGACCTGGTCGTGGACACGCCGGTGACACTGAGCCCCGACGACTCGGTGTCCGACGCCGCAGCGCTGCTGCACAAGCGTGCGCACGGCGCCGCGGTGGTGGTGTTCGAGGGACGCCCCATCGGGCTGGTCACCGAGTCCAATTGCGTCGGCGTGGACCGGTTCGCCCGGATCCGTGACGTCGCGATGACGGATTTCGTCACCGCGCCGGTGGGCACCGACCCGCGAAAGGTCTTCGACCTCCTCGAACATGCGCCGATCGATATCGCGGTGCTGACCGAGGCGGACGGCTCGCTGGCCGGTGTGCTGACCCGCACCGCCACGGTGCGGGCCGGCATCTACACCCCGGCCGTCGACGCGGCCGGACGCCTGCGCATCGCCGCCGCCGTCGGCATCAACGGCGATGTCGGAGCGAAGGCGCGCGCGCTGGCCGAGGCCGGAGTCGACCTGCTGGTGATCGACACCGCCCACGGTCATCAGGTCAAGATGCTCGACGCCATCAAGTCGGTGGCATCCCTGAATCTCGGTCTGCCGCTTGCGGCGGGCAACGTCGTCTCGGCCGAGGGCACCCGCGACCTCATCGAGGCCGGCGCCTCGATCGTCAAGGTCGGCGTGGGCCCCGGCGCGATGTGCACCACCCGGATGATGACCGGCGTGGGCCGGCCGCAGTTCTCCGCGGTCGTCGAATGTGCCGCGGCCGCAAAGGAACTCGGTGGCCACGTGTGGGCCGACGGCGGCGTGCGGCACCCGCGCGACGTGGCGCTGGCGCTGGCCGCAGGGGCGTCCAACGTGATGATCGGCTCCTGGTTCGCCGGAACCTACGAGTCTCCGGGCGACCTCATGCATGACCGCGAGGAACGGCCGTACAAGGAGAGCTACGGCATGGCCTCCAAGCGTGCGGTGGCGGCCCGTACCGCCGGGGACAGCCAGTTCGACCGGGCCCGCAAGGCCCTGTTCGAGGAGGGCATCTCGTCTTCGCGGATGAACCTGGACCCGGGCCGCGGCGGGGTCGAGGACCTGCTCGACCACATCACCTCTGGCGTGCGCAGCACCTGCACGTACGTGGGCGCCACCAACCTCGCCGAGCTGCACGACAACGTGGTGCTCGGTGTTCAGTCGGCAGCCGGGTTCGCCGAAGGTCACCCGCTGCCGACGGGCTGGTAA
- a CDS encoding hemolysin family protein codes for MGGSTDVVFSLLSILAIVLLTLGTAVFVAAEFSLTALERSTVEANARTGDRRDHMVRRAHRTLSFQLSGAQVGISITTLATGYLAEPVVGELIRPGLDALGIPARFAGGLSLFLAVLIATSLSMVFGELVPKNLAVARPVPTARAAAPLQLLFSMLFTPVIRLTNGTANWILRRLGIEPAEELRSARSAQELASLVRNSARSGSLDPSTALLVHRSLQFGERSAEELMTPRSKIEVLDAGDSVADLMAAAIRTGYSRFPIVEGDLDETIGVVHIKQVFTIPREDRDRTRLAALALPVATVPSTLDGDAVMTQIRANGLQTALVVDEYGGTAGMVTVEDLIEEIVGDVRDEHDDATPDVVPAGEGWQVSGLLRIDEVAAGTGFRASEGEYETIGGLVLQELGHIPENGESVELTAFDPDGDPDKPTRWLATVVRMDGRRIDLLELTSLGHRENSHG; via the coding sequence ATGGGCGGCTCGACGGACGTGGTCTTCTCATTGCTGTCGATCCTGGCGATCGTCCTGCTCACCCTCGGCACCGCGGTGTTCGTGGCCGCCGAGTTCTCGCTGACCGCGCTGGAACGCAGCACCGTCGAGGCCAACGCCCGCACCGGCGACCGGCGCGACCACATGGTCCGCCGGGCGCACCGCACACTGTCCTTTCAGCTCTCCGGGGCCCAGGTAGGTATCTCGATCACCACCCTGGCCACCGGTTACCTGGCCGAACCCGTCGTCGGGGAACTGATCCGCCCGGGATTGGACGCCCTCGGCATCCCGGCCAGGTTCGCCGGGGGCCTGTCGTTGTTCCTGGCGGTGCTCATCGCCACATCACTGTCGATGGTGTTCGGTGAGCTGGTCCCCAAGAACCTGGCGGTGGCCCGCCCGGTCCCGACCGCGCGCGCGGCCGCACCGCTCCAATTGCTGTTCTCGATGCTGTTCACCCCGGTGATCCGGCTGACCAACGGCACCGCCAACTGGATCCTGCGCCGGCTGGGCATCGAGCCGGCCGAGGAGCTGCGGTCGGCACGCTCGGCCCAGGAACTGGCGTCGCTGGTGCGCAACTCCGCCCGCAGCGGGTCACTCGACCCGTCGACCGCGTTGTTGGTGCACCGCTCGCTGCAGTTCGGTGAGCGCTCCGCCGAGGAGCTGATGACCCCGCGGTCGAAGATCGAGGTCCTCGACGCCGGAGATTCGGTCGCCGACCTGATGGCCGCGGCGATCCGCACCGGCTACTCCCGATTCCCCATCGTCGAGGGCGACCTCGACGAGACCATCGGCGTCGTCCACATCAAGCAGGTGTTCACGATCCCCCGCGAGGACCGAGACCGGACCCGGCTGGCGGCGTTGGCGCTGCCGGTGGCGACCGTGCCCTCGACCCTCGACGGCGACGCCGTGATGACCCAGATCCGGGCCAATGGATTGCAGACCGCGCTCGTGGTGGACGAGTACGGCGGCACCGCGGGCATGGTGACGGTCGAGGACCTGATCGAGGAGATCGTCGGCGACGTGCGCGACGAGCACGACGACGCCACCCCTGATGTCGTGCCCGCCGGCGAGGGCTGGCAGGTGTCGGGGCTGCTGCGCATCGACGAAGTGGCGGCCGGCACCGGATTCCGGGCATCCGAGGGCGAATACGAAACCATCGGCGGGCTGGTGCTACAGGAGCTCGGGCACATACCGGAGAACGGCGAGTCCGTGGAACTGACCGCTTTCGATCCCGACGGGGATCCGGACAAACCCACGCGATGGCTGGCCACCGTGGTGAGGATGGACGGCCGCCGGATCGACCTGCTCGAGCTGACCAGCCTCGGACACCGGGAGAACAGCCATGGGTGA
- the gndA gene encoding NADP-dependent phosphogluconate dehydrogenase, with the protein MSKTSTTGTAQIGVTGLAVMGSNLARNFAHHGYTVALHNRSIAKTDALLAEHGSEGKFVRSETIAEFLDALEKPRRVIIMVKAGDPTDAVINELADAMEPGDIIIDGGNALYTDTIRREKAIRERGLHFVGAGISGGEEGALNGPSIMPGGPAESYKSLGPLLEEISAHVDGVPCCTHIGPDGAGHFVKMVHNGIEYSDMQLIGEAYQLLRDGLGKSAPEIADVFAEWNKGDLDSYLVEITAEVLRQVDAKTGKPLVDVIVDEAEQKGTGRWTVKSALDLGVPVTGIAEAVFARALSGSVAQRRATTGLTSGHLGETPSDAAQFIEDVRQALYASKIVAYAQGFNQIQAGSIEYDWNITPGDMATIWRGGCIIRAKFLNRIKEAFDAEPELATLLAAPYFRSAVESAIDSWRRVVVTATELGIPIPGFSSSLSYYDALRTDRLPAALTQGLRDFFGAHTYGRTDAEPGQKFHTLWSGDRSEVPA; encoded by the coding sequence ATGAGCAAGACGAGCACTACCGGCACGGCACAGATCGGAGTCACCGGCCTGGCGGTGATGGGTTCCAACCTCGCTCGTAACTTCGCCCACCACGGCTACACCGTCGCGCTGCACAACCGGTCGATCGCCAAAACCGATGCGCTGCTGGCCGAGCACGGCTCCGAGGGCAAGTTCGTGCGCAGCGAGACGATCGCGGAATTCCTTGACGCCCTGGAGAAACCACGCCGGGTGATCATCATGGTCAAGGCCGGCGACCCGACCGATGCGGTGATCAACGAGCTGGCCGACGCCATGGAACCCGGCGACATCATCATCGACGGCGGCAACGCTCTCTACACCGACACCATCCGCCGCGAGAAGGCGATCCGCGAGCGCGGCCTGCACTTCGTCGGCGCGGGCATCTCCGGCGGCGAGGAAGGGGCGCTCAACGGCCCGTCGATCATGCCCGGTGGCCCCGCCGAGTCCTACAAGTCCCTGGGTCCGCTGCTGGAAGAGATCTCCGCCCACGTTGACGGGGTACCGTGCTGCACCCACATCGGCCCCGACGGCGCCGGACACTTCGTCAAGATGGTGCACAACGGCATCGAGTACTCCGACATGCAGCTGATCGGCGAGGCCTACCAGTTGCTACGCGACGGGCTGGGCAAGTCCGCACCCGAGATCGCCGACGTGTTCGCCGAGTGGAACAAGGGCGACCTGGACAGCTACCTGGTCGAGATCACCGCCGAGGTGCTGCGCCAGGTCGACGCCAAGACCGGCAAGCCGCTGGTCGACGTGATCGTGGACGAGGCCGAGCAGAAAGGCACCGGGCGCTGGACCGTGAAGTCCGCTCTGGATCTCGGGGTTCCGGTCACCGGCATCGCCGAAGCCGTGTTCGCGCGCGCACTGTCGGGTTCGGTCGCCCAGCGCCGGGCCACCACCGGCCTGACCTCCGGTCACCTCGGCGAAACTCCTTCCGACGCAGCGCAATTCATCGAGGACGTGCGCCAGGCGCTGTACGCCTCCAAGATCGTCGCCTACGCGCAGGGGTTCAACCAGATCCAGGCAGGCAGCATCGAGTACGACTGGAACATCACCCCCGGCGACATGGCCACCATCTGGCGCGGCGGCTGCATCATCCGGGCCAAGTTCCTCAACCGGATCAAGGAGGCCTTCGACGCGGAACCGGAGCTGGCCACACTGCTCGCCGCCCCGTACTTCCGCAGCGCGGTGGAATCGGCGATCGACAGCTGGCGCCGCGTGGTGGTCACCGCCACCGAGTTGGGCATCCCGATCCCCGGTTTCTCGTCGTCGCTGTCCTACTACGACGCGCTGCGCACCGACCGGCTGCCCGCGGCACTGACCCAGGGGTTGCGTGACTTCTTCGGTGCCCACACCTACGGCCGCACCGACGCCGAGCCCGGCCAGAAATTCCACACGCTCTGGAGCGGCGACCGCAGCGAGGTGCCTGCCTGA